The following are encoded in a window of Phaseolus vulgaris cultivar G19833 chromosome 3, P. vulgaris v2.0, whole genome shotgun sequence genomic DNA:
- the LOC137806955 gene encoding uncharacterized protein, which yields MDCNKEEALRAKDIAEKKMENRDFVGARKIALKAQQLYPDLENIAQMLVVCDVHCCAEKKLFGNEMDWYEILQVEQTAVDALIKKQYKKFALQLHPDKNKFAGAEAAFKLIGEAQRVLLDREKRYHFDMKRGVTVNKPATSHFSTTVCRNVRPNFTSSTSQQQQQSRQPMQQQSRQPMQQQQSRQSMQQQQNGVRPTFWTVCPFCSVRYQYYKEILNKTLRCQNCKRPFVAYEVEKQGTPSPATNSTQKAYDQQKGGLNQGSFKVGAGSQGNSHAEKSNTGSSDKKGPASVSEELNGRRKRKQVAESSESSDQQKGVLNHGSFKVGAASQGNSHAEKSNTRSTDKKEPASVSGKLNGKRKRKQVAESSENSDPLSESDSEKDKVAGKGGYSSVENHSISREGQPRRSTRKRHQVSYKENVNNNDDGFSERCGDGEAHGEKSKMNDQNGLAAAHKEVNQKQHLYSERNEETNMSKGKDVVGGSKQVDETSDHSPDLTSKVSNQPNVYVFPDAEFGDYDKDKRKECFAAGQIWAVYDTAEGMPRFYALIRKVLSPGFKLQITWFESHPDWKDEIKWVNEELPVACGKYKLGDTDVTEDHLMFSHLVLCEKVSRTTFKVYPRKGETWALFKNWDIKWYMDVKSHQRYEYEFVEILTDYDEDEGVYVVYLTKLKGFVSLFLQSIKEAKKSFQIPPLELFRFSHRVPSFKMTGEERAGVPTGSYELDPGALPVNFEEKVAHGASGGENTGTSDRSEPLKTSERGSSIPKDNLEGSSLVRENKDSVDDSDDCCAPPAPRSKTIEIPDTQFFNFDAGRSLEKFQIGQIWAFYSDEDGLPKYYGHINKIVTSPDLELHVSWLTCYWLPENTTEWEDKDMGMLISCGRYKVNKTDEFLSIYSTTSSVSHQVHADAVGKNKNYAIFPRKGEVWALYRKWTNKMKCSELKKWEYDIVEVIEETDLFINVVVLEFVSGFSSVYRGKSNEGSSVNLRIPKKELLRFSHQIPAFKLTEEHGKLRDFWELDPGALPIHCYGLR from the coding sequence ATGGACTGCAATAAAGAAGAGGCCTTGAGGGCCAAGGATATTGCTGAAAAGAAGATGGAAAACAGGGATTTTGTGGGGGCCCGTAAAATTGCTCTAAAGGCTCAGCAGCTGTACCCTGATCTGGAAAATATTGCTCAAATGCTTGTTGTTTGTGATGTGCACTGCTGTGCTGAGAAGAAATTGTTTGGTAATGAGATGGATTGGTATGAAATTCTTCAGGTTGAACAGACAGCTGTTGATGCACTAATTAAGAAGCAATATAAAAAGTTCGCCCTCCAACTCCATCCTGACAAAAACAAGTTTGCTGGTGCTGAAGCCGCATTTAAGCTGATTGGGGAAGCTCAAAGAGTACTTTTGGACAGAGAAAAACGTTATCATTTTGACATGAAGCGAGGAGTTACAGTGAACAAACCTGCTACATCACATTTTAGTACTACGGTGTGTAGGAATGTTAGGCCCAACTTTACAAGCTCAACTTCTCAGCAGCAGCAGCAATCTAGGCAGCCAATGCAGCAGCAATCTAGGCAGCCAATGCAGCAGCAGCAATCTAGGCAGTCAATGCAGCAGCAGCAAAATGGTGTACGCCCTACTTTTTGGACAGTCTGCCCATTTTGTTCAGTTAGGTATCAATATTAcaaagaaattttaaataaaactctTCGCTGTCAAAATTGTAAAAGGCCCTTTGTTGCATATGAAGTGGAAAAACAAGGTACACCATCACCAGCAACTAATTCAACTCAGAAAGCTTATGACCAGCAGAAAGGTGGTTTGAATCAAGGTTCTTTTAAGGTAGGTGCTGGATCTCAAGGAAATTCACATGCTGAGAAGTCCAATACAGGGTCATCTGATAAGAAGGGACCTGCTAGTGTTTCTGAAGAACTTAATGGAAGGAGAAAAAGGAAGCAGGTAGCAGAATCCAGTGAAAGTTCTGACCAGCAGAAAGGTGTTTTGAATCATGGTTCTTTCAAGGTAGGTGCTGCATCTCAAGGCAATTCACATGCTGAGAAGTCTAATACACGGTCAACTGATAAAAAGGAACCTGCTAGTGTTTCTGGAAAACTTAATggaaagagaaaaaggaagcaGGTGGCAGAATCCAGTGAAAATTCCGATCCTTTGAGCGAAAGTGATTCAGAAAAAGATAAAGTTGCTGGAAAGGGTGGTTATTCCAGTGTAGAAAACCATTCAATTTCTAGAGAAGGGCAGCCACGCAGATCTACCCGAAAGAGGCATCAAGTTTCCTACAAGGAGAATGTGAACAACAATGATGATGGGTTCTCAGAACGATGTGGTGATGGTGAGGCCCATGGTGAGAAAAGTAAAATGAATGATCAGAATGGTTTAGCTGCTGCACACAAAGAAGTAAATCAGAAGCAACACTTGTATTCGGAAAGGAATGAGGAAACTAACATGTCTAAGGGAAAAGATGTTGTGGGAGGGTCGAAGCAGGTGGATGAAACCTCAGATCATTCTCCAGATTTAACCTCCAAAGTATCAAATCAACCAAATGTTTATGTCTTCCCTGATGCAGAGTTCGGTGATTATGACAAAGATAAGAGAAAAGAATGTTTTGCTGCTGGGCAGATATGGGCTGTTTATGACACAGCAGAAGGTATGCCTAGATTCTATGCTTTAATCAGGAAAGTTCTGTCTCCTGGATTCAAACTGCAGATAACATGGTTTGAATCACATCCTGACTGGAAGGATGAAATCAAGTGGGTGAACGAGGAATTGCCTGTTGCTTGTGGGAAATATAAACTTGGTGACACTGACGTCACTGAAGATCATCTGATGTTCTCTCATCTTGTTTTGTGTGAAAAAGTTAGCCGTACTACTTTTAAAGTGTATCCTAGAAAGGGAGAAACTTGGGCCCTTTTTAAAAATTGGGATATTAAGTGGTACATGGATGTGAAATCTCACCAGCGGTATGAATATGAGTTTGTTGAAATCTTGACAGATTATGATGAAGATGAGGGTGTATATGTTGTTTACTTGACTAAGTTGAAAGGTTTTGTAAGTCTCTTCCTTCAAAGTATAAAGGAAGCcaaaaaatcatttcaaattCCACCACTGGAGTTATTTAGATTCTCTCACAGGGTTCCATCTTTCAAAATGACTGGTGAGGAAAGGGCTGGTGTACCTACAGGATCTTATGAACTTGATCCTGGAGCTTTGCCAGTAAATTTTGAAGAGAAGGTTGCTCACGGTGCATCTGGTGGTGAGAATACAGGGACTTCAGATAGATCAGAACccttgaagacatctgagagaggTAGTTCCATTCCCAAGGATAATTTGGAAGGAAGCAGTTTGGTGAGAGAGAACAAGGATTCTGTAGATGACAGCGATGATTGTTGTGCTCCTCCAGCACCCAGATCTAAAACAATTGAAATTCCTGATACTCAATTCTTTAATTTTGATGCTGGGAGGTCCCTTGAGAAGTTTCAGATTGGTCAAATTTGGGCATTTTACAGTGACGAGGATGGATTGCCAAAATACTACGGCCACATTAATAAGATTGTGACAAGTCCAGATCTTGAATTACACGTTTCCTGGCTTACTTGCTACTGGCTACCAGAGAATACCACTGAATGGGAGGACAAAGATATGGGTATGCTTATTTCATGCGGCCGATACAAAGTTAATAAAACAGATGAATTTCTCAGTATTTATAGTACTACCTCTTCTGTTTCACATCAAGTGCATGCTGATGCTGTTGGAAAGAATAAGAATTATGCCATCTTTCCGAGGAAAGGTGAAGTTTGGGCGTTATATAGAAAATggacaaataaaatgaaatgttCTGAGTTGAAAAAATGGGAGTATGACATAGTGGAAGTTATTGAAGAAACTGATTTGTTCATTAATGTTGTAGTTCTGGAGTTTGTCAGTGGGTTTAGTTCCGTTTACAGGGGCAAATCAAATGAAGGATCATCTGTCAACCTGAGAATACCAAAAAAAGAGTTGCTTAGGTTCTCCCACCAAATCCCAGCTTTCAAACTGACAGAAGAGCATGGAAAACTGAGAGACTTCTGGGAACTTGATCCGGGTGCCCTCCCAATTCATTGTTATGGCTTGAGATGA
- the LOC137839465 gene encoding protein MAIN-LIKE 2-like — protein sequence MTITLDDALNLLHFPIVDQFYTHQTLNANSANDLLVESLHVDHGVAFEEIRHYRESHVRLSWLRDVYEDACLRRQWTVATIAYLLHLVDCTIFTDKSATSVSMNYLGFFVNLRVTGGYSWVAVALTHMYEQLGDCSYVKTRQLAGYETLLQGWIYEHFLSIGN from the coding sequence ATGACCATCACTCTTGATGATGCGTTAAATTTGTTGCATTTTCCCATTGTCGATCAATTTTACACGCACCAGACCTTAAATGCAAATTCGGCAAATGATTTATTGGTAGAATCCCTCCATGTTGACCATGGAGTTGCATTTGAAGAGATAAGACACTACCGGGAATCTCATGTGCGCCTCAGTTGGTTAAGAGATGTGTATGAGGACGCATGCTTAAGGAGGCAGTGGACTGTAGCTACCATAGCTTATTTACTTCACCTTGTTGATTGCACTATCTTCACCGACAAGAGTGCTACTTCAGTTAGTATGAATTATCTTGGATTTTTTGTCAATTTGAGGGTGACCGGGGGATATTCTTGGGTGGCAGTTGCTTTAACTCACATGTATGAGCAGCTAGGAGATTGTAGTTATGTAAAGACTAGGCAACTAGCTGGTTATGAGACATTGTTGCAGGGGTGGATTTATGAGCACTTCCTGTCTATAGGCAACTAG
- the LOC137806956 gene encoding pentatricopeptide repeat-containing protein At2g36980, mitochondrial: protein MNGMRFYLFRATSVIVELARSGKISDARKLFDEIPQKDLVAWNAMLTAYAHLGLYQQSLSLFGSMRVSHSKLDNFSLSAALNACAGASHLRFGATLHALVVVSGYLSSLPVANSLIDMYGKCLRPDAARKVYDEMRDSNEVTWCSLLFAYANSYRFGTAIELFRSMPERVVIAWNIMIAGHARCGEVEACLHLFKEMCESSCQPDQWTFSALVNACAESMEMLYGCMVHGFVIKSGWSSAMEVKNSMLSFYAKLECHDDAMRVFNSFGCFNQVSWNAIIDAHMKSGDTQNAFLAFQQAPERNVVSWTSMIAGYTRNGNGELALSMFLDMTKNSVQLDDLVAGAVLHACASLAILVHGRMIHGCIIRHGLDKYLYVGNSLVNMYAKCGDIEGSRLSFHGILEKDLVSWNSMLFAFGVHGRANEAIGLYREMVASGVKPDEVTFTGLLMTCSHLGLINEGFAFFQSMSLEFGLSHGMDHVACMLDMLGRGGYVAEARSLAKKYSKTSKGRSNSWEVLLGACYTHGDLGTGSRVGEYLKNLEPEKEIGYVLLSNLYCASGQWNNAEIVRKAMLDQGVKKVAGSSWIEIRNEVTSFVSGNNAYPFMPEISKILYFLQLELRHE, encoded by the coding sequence ATGAATGGCATGCGCTTTTATTTGTTCCGCGCTACATCTGTGATCGTAGAATTGGCACGTTCGGGTAAAATCAGCGATGCTCGCAAACTGTTCGATGAAATACCTCAGAAAGACTTGGTTGCTTGGAACGCCATGCTAACCGCCTATGCCCACTTAGGACTTTACCAGCAGAGTCTTAGCCTCTTTGGTAGCATGAGAGTCTCCCATTCCAAACTCGACAACTTCTCCCTCTCTGCAGCCTTAAACGCATGCGCTGGTGCATCCCATCTTCGTTTTGGAGCAACACTACATGCTTTGGTAGTTGTATCAGGTTACCTGTCTTCTCTTCCTGTGGCTAACTCGCTCATTGACATGTATGGCAAGTGTTTGCGTCCTGATGCTGCAAGAAAAGTGTATGATGAGATGCGTGATAGTAATGAAGTGACGTGGTGTTCACTTCTGTTTGCTTATGCCAACTCTTACCGGTTTGGTACGGCTATTGAACTGTTTCGCAGCATGCCTGAAAGGGTTGTGATTGCTTGGAATATAATGATTGCGGGTCATGCTCGTTGCGGTGAAGTTGAAGCGTGCTTGCATTTGTTTAAAGAGATGTGTGAGAGTTCGTGTCAGCCAGATCAGTGGACTTTCAGTGCTCTCGTGAACGCTTGTGCCGAGTCAATGGAGATGTTATACGGATGCATGGTGCATGGTTTTGTGATAAAATCTGGTTGGAGCTCTGCTATGGAGGTAAAGAACTCGATGTTAAGCTTTTATGCTAAATTAGAATGTCATGATGATGCCATGAGGGTGTTTAACTCCTTTGGATGTTTTAATCAAGTGTCTTGGAATGCCATCATTGACGCTCATATGAAATCAGGGGATACCCAGAAcgcttttcttgctttccagcAAGCTCCTGAGAGAAATGTTGTTTCTTGGACTTCAATGATTGCAGGGTATACGAGAAATGGGAATGGAGAGCTAGCTTTAAGTATGTTTCTAGACATGACAAAAAACTCAGTCCAGCTTGATGATTTAGTAGCTGGAGCAGTTCTTCATGCTTGTGCTAGCTTAGCGATACTAGTTCACGGAAGAATGATCCATGGCTGCATCATTCGTCATGGTTTAGACAAGTATTTGTATGTTGGGAATAGCTTGGTTAATATGTATGCAAAATGTGGGGACATAGAAGGTTCACGGCTTTCATTTCATGGTATTCTTGAAAAGGACTTGGTTTCTTGGAATTCAATGTTATTTGCATTTGGAGTGCATGGGAGGGCTAATGAGGCTATAGGCTTGTACAGAGAAATGGTGGCATCTGGTGTGAAACCTGATGAAGTAACTTTCACAGGGCTGTTAATGACTTGCAGCCATTTGGGGCTTATAAACGAGGGCTTTGCGTTCTTTCAATCCATGAGTTTGGAATTTGGACTTTCCCATGGAATGGACCATGTGGCATGCATGTTGGATATGCTTGGTCGCGGTGGATACGTGGCAGAAGCAAGAAGTTTAGCTAAGAAGTATTCAAAGACCAGCAAAGGTAGGAGCAATTCATGGGAGGTTCTACTAGGAGCATGTTATACACATGGAGATTTAGGAACCGGGAGCCGTGTGGGAGAATATCTAAAGAACTTGGAGCCTGAAAAGGAGATTGGTTATGTGTTGTTGTCAAATTTGTATTGTGCAAGTGGGCAGTGGAATAATGCAGAGATAGTCCGAAAGGCAATGCTTGATCAGGGGGTAAAGAAAGTTGCTGGTAGTAGTTGGATTGAGATAAGAAACGAGGTGACCTCTTTTGTATCTGGAAACAATGCCTATCCCTTCATGCCTGAGATATCTAAGATACTTTACTTTCTTCAATTGGAACTGAGACATGAATGA